The Mucilaginibacter terrenus genome has a segment encoding these proteins:
- a CDS encoding carboxymuconolactone decarboxylase family protein: MKTRFNLQSAVPDAYAPLIQMDKLLAETKLERIQREMIKIRTSQINGCAYCLNAHTKDAVKYGENPQRIFVMSAWREARNWFSETDQLILELTEEVTLISNHGVSDAIFEKAVALLGEETTAKVILAIVAMNSWNRLGIAFSKHPE, encoded by the coding sequence ATGAAAACACGATTTAACCTGCAATCCGCTGTCCCCGACGCCTATGCACCGCTTATTCAAATGGACAAGCTGCTGGCTGAGACCAAACTGGAACGCATTCAAAGAGAAATGATCAAGATCCGGACTTCCCAGATCAACGGTTGCGCCTATTGCCTCAATGCGCACACTAAAGATGCCGTAAAATATGGTGAAAATCCGCAGCGGATCTTTGTAATGAGTGCCTGGCGTGAGGCACGAAATTGGTTTAGCGAAACGGACCAGCTGATCTTGGAATTAACCGAAGAGGTTACCCTGATCAGTAACCATGGCGTAAGCGATGCAATATTTGAAAAAGCGGTCGCTTTATTGGGCGAAGAAACCACGGCTAAAGTAATTCTCGCGATAGTCGCCATGAATTCCTGGAACCGGTTAGGGATCGCATTCAGCAAACACCCGGAATAA
- a CDS encoding hexameric tyrosine-coordinated heme protein has translation MSENIQLIPGNTLLTATPEEGRALAMKMSRLIIKATQPDATIREKLRPVYAEDAAMLIAIGQTVALEFATIAAANNYWRK, from the coding sequence ATGAGCGAAAATATACAACTAATACCCGGTAATACCTTACTTACCGCTACGCCGGAAGAAGGCCGGGCCCTGGCCATGAAAATGTCCCGGTTAATTATAAAGGCTACACAGCCTGATGCCACTATAAGAGAAAAGCTAAGGCCGGTTTATGCCGAAGATGCGGCCATGCTGATCGCGATCGGCCAGACCGTCGCTTTGGAATTCGCGACCATTGCGGCAGCCAACAACTATTGGAGAAAATAA
- a CDS encoding sigma 54-interacting transcriptional regulator — protein sequence MKRQLMICLPSLRDMKKKILIVEDESMIALDLKLILTRAGYQVCGIADSVVDAMKMIEAEKPEMVLLDIFLKGPQNGIDLAKTLTKKNIGFVYLSANFQESILEMAKMTQPYGFLVKPFREKELLISLDVAFFRHQNSIESKLRQEEELEKTLKELERHSLDFNQKVLKMIRSLQAYIPYDFLRIYIKRPETSGHVEISFMRTGFNDYQALTREDLVNSTRLKPEEFNNKQNITLQTIKAEYYNHDHLKEAWKIYPLRKAISDAFQLESFLHFPILLPGSEIVSLCFYSRKPDSYLPDHLSLMQRIQKALTSVMENIWSGQQTGLAHIRSENYREHPGSKERKKVFDGIIGRSHQMLSVQDMVAVVAPLDTSVLILGESGTGKERIAKSIHELSPRNQKPLVIVNCASLPANLIESELFGHEKGAFTGAIEKRIGKFELADKGTIFLDEIGEMPAELQVKLLRVLQEQEIERIGGRAPVKINVRIIAATNRNLEKEVEEGHFRLDLYYRLYVFPILIAPLRERKEDIAVLIDHFIAKYARKSQKEITGVTPGVLDQLINYHWPGNVRELEHLIERSVLLNEGPYIREVFLPKLYSSRTAELPADNGKLKTIDDNAREHILTVLRKCKGKISGAGGAAEILEILPTTLHSKIKKLGIRKEDI from the coding sequence ATGAAGCGGCAGCTCATGATCTGTTTACCTAGTCTGCGTGATATGAAGAAAAAAATTCTTATTGTTGAAGACGAATCGATGATCGCCCTTGATCTTAAACTGATCCTGACAAGGGCAGGATATCAGGTATGCGGAATCGCCGATTCTGTCGTAGATGCCATGAAAATGATTGAAGCAGAAAAACCTGAAATGGTTTTACTTGATATATTTTTGAAGGGTCCTCAGAACGGCATTGACCTGGCGAAAACACTCACCAAAAAGAACATCGGCTTTGTTTATCTGTCGGCTAACTTTCAGGAAAGCATCCTGGAGATGGCAAAGATGACCCAGCCTTATGGGTTTTTGGTCAAACCATTTCGGGAGAAAGAATTGCTTATTTCACTGGATGTCGCTTTTTTCCGGCATCAAAACAGTATCGAATCAAAACTGCGTCAGGAAGAGGAGCTGGAAAAAACTTTAAAAGAATTGGAACGCCATTCTTTGGATTTTAATCAAAAGGTATTAAAAATGATCCGTTCCCTTCAAGCCTATATTCCTTACGATTTCTTGAGAATTTATATTAAGAGGCCAGAGACGTCGGGCCATGTGGAAATTTCGTTTATGCGAACCGGATTTAATGATTACCAGGCCTTAACCCGGGAGGATCTTGTAAATAGCACCCGGTTGAAGCCTGAGGAATTCAATAATAAGCAAAACATTACGCTGCAAACGATTAAGGCGGAGTATTATAATCATGATCACCTGAAGGAAGCCTGGAAGATTTACCCGCTGAGAAAAGCAATCTCGGATGCTTTTCAATTGGAGTCCTTTCTGCATTTTCCGATCTTGTTGCCGGGATCCGAGATTGTAAGCCTATGCTTTTACAGCCGCAAACCCGATAGCTATCTTCCCGATCACCTTTCGCTGATGCAACGCATTCAAAAGGCGCTCACCAGTGTGATGGAAAATATCTGGTCCGGCCAACAAACCGGCTTAGCTCATATCAGGAGTGAAAATTACAGGGAACATCCGGGCAGTAAGGAAAGGAAAAAAGTTTTCGACGGTATCATTGGTAGAAGTCACCAAATGCTGAGCGTACAAGATATGGTCGCTGTGGTAGCCCCGTTAGATACCTCGGTTCTGATCCTCGGAGAAAGCGGTACGGGTAAAGAACGGATAGCGAAAAGCATACATGAACTATCTCCACGAAACCAAAAGCCGCTGGTGATCGTCAACTGTGCGTCTCTGCCTGCCAACCTGATCGAATCTGAACTGTTCGGGCATGAAAAGGGAGCCTTTACGGGAGCTATTGAAAAGAGAATTGGTAAATTTGAGTTGGCCGATAAGGGTACGATCTTTCTTGATGAGATTGGCGAAATGCCTGCCGAATTGCAGGTGAAGTTGTTGAGGGTTTTACAGGAACAGGAAATAGAAAGGATTGGCGGACGGGCACCGGTCAAAATCAATGTCCGCATCATAGCAGCGACGAACCGCAACCTGGAGAAAGAAGTAGAAGAAGGCCATTTCAGGCTCGACCTCTATTACCGTTTGTACGTGTTTCCGATATTGATTGCGCCTCTCCGTGAGCGCAAAGAAGATATTGCGGTTCTCATCGACCATTTTATCGCCAAGTATGCCCGAAAAAGCCAGAAGGAGATCACTGGAGTTACTCCCGGTGTATTGGATCAACTGATCAACTATCACTGGCCGGGAAATGTTCGGGAACTGGAACACCTGATCGAGCGGAGCGTACTTTTAAATGAGGGGCCCTATATCCGTGAGGTTTTTCTCCCAAAACTTTATAGCAGCCGCACGGCAGAGTTACCGGCTGATAACGGTAAGCTAAAAACGATTGACGATAACGCCAGGGAACATATTTTAACGGTGCTGAGAAAATGTAAAGGTAAAATAAGCGGTGCTGGCGGTGCAGCAGAAATCCTGGAAATCTTACCTACAACCCTTCATTCAAAAATTAAGAAACTTGGTATCCGGAAAGAGGATATTTAA
- a CDS encoding DoxX family protein has translation MNNPLKYGQLYTRLALGIGFLSAVADRMGWLGPKGLHNVDWGNWDNFITYTQLLMPFLGRGAASFMGILATIAEAVFGLQLLIGYKTKLAAIGSFLLLLTFALCMAVFMGIKAPFNYSVFPASAASLLLATVVTYDWSLDNYWGTKSKF, from the coding sequence ATGAATAACCCATTAAAATACGGACAGCTTTACACCAGGCTGGCATTAGGCATTGGATTTTTATCAGCAGTAGCAGACCGGATGGGCTGGCTAGGGCCCAAAGGCCTGCACAATGTCGATTGGGGAAACTGGGACAATTTTATTACCTATACGCAGTTATTAATGCCTTTCCTCGGCCGCGGCGCGGCGAGCTTTATGGGCATTTTGGCGACCATAGCTGAAGCGGTATTCGGTCTGCAGTTATTGATTGGGTATAAAACCAAGCTTGCTGCGATCGGCTCTTTCCTGTTGCTGTTAACGTTTGCTTTGTGTATGGCCGTCTTTATGGGTATTAAAGCGCCGTTCAACTATTCCGTTTTTCCGGCGAGCGCGGCGAGCCTGTTGTTAGCTACTGTTGTCACCTACGACTGGAGCCTGGATAATTATTGGGGTACCAAGTCGAAATTTTAA
- a CDS encoding alpha/beta hydrolase: protein MKSTNHIVSKTIVFITGAFVASNCWDEWKKFFEAKGYDCLVIPWPNKDAPAKVLRSRQPSEAIASMRLQRLTDYYASQINFLPEKPILIGHSMGGLITQLLLQRNLAAAGVAIHSVAPQGVICFSLAMLRSVWGPLGYFSSTKKSFLMSFSQWQFAFTNGMPEAEQKATYDKFCIPESKMISRDGLTKVAKIDFTRPHAPLLITAGSTDHIVPAKLNYATYKKYRSQGITSFKEFEGRNHLVLAQPTWHEDAQYIYEWLNK from the coding sequence ATGAAATCGACCAACCATATCGTATCAAAAACAATCGTATTTATTACCGGAGCATTCGTGGCCAGCAACTGCTGGGATGAATGGAAGAAGTTTTTCGAAGCGAAGGGCTATGACTGCCTCGTCATACCCTGGCCGAATAAAGACGCCCCGGCTAAAGTGCTACGCAGCCGCCAGCCAAGTGAAGCCATAGCCTCGATGCGTTTACAAAGATTAACTGATTATTATGCCAGTCAAATAAACTTTTTGCCGGAGAAGCCCATATTGATCGGACACTCCATGGGCGGGCTGATCACCCAGCTATTATTACAACGTAATCTCGCGGCTGCAGGTGTGGCCATCCATTCGGTAGCACCACAGGGCGTTATTTGTTTCAGCCTTGCTATGCTTAGGTCAGTATGGGGGCCTCTGGGCTATTTCAGCTCAACTAAGAAATCATTTTTGATGAGCTTTTCGCAATGGCAGTTTGCCTTTACGAACGGCATGCCGGAAGCAGAACAAAAAGCAACGTATGATAAATTCTGCATCCCCGAATCGAAAATGATTTCCAGGGACGGGCTAACAAAAGTGGCAAAGATCGACTTTACCCGTCCTCACGCACCCTTACTGATCACCGCCGGCAGCACGGACCATATCGTTCCGGCAAAATTGAATTACGCGACCTATAAAAAATACCGGTCACAGGGGATCACCAGCTTTAAAGAATTTGAGGGCCGTAACCACCTCGTCCTTGCACAACCTACCTGGCATGAGGATGCCCAATATATTTATGAATGGCTTAATAAGTAA
- a CDS encoding helix-turn-helix domain-containing protein, with amino-acid sequence MKQLNNLLPDYRQDGNGNPAFDIRMLTNIDENSLIQRNGQFLIIWITRGQGTYCISEQRGLIGHNHLLFIQPGQLSGIQLHEEAEGYAISFNTSFLNRPEGDITARDGSFYQVFARNQTITTGPETEEMQSITAIMLREFSRNHLYRREILKQYLKIFLMYLAAQMDHSQLPRQTRNEAILESFMALLEKNFRTQKMVSDYAEAISVTPNYLNEVIKKMTGHSAGHHIRQRVAQEAKRQAVFSNSCMKGIAYDLGFYDMAHFSKFFKNTTGMNFSDFKNSDRVLKAVI; translated from the coding sequence ATGAAACAGCTAAACAACTTATTACCAGACTATCGCCAAGATGGGAACGGAAATCCGGCTTTTGACATTCGTATGTTAACCAACATTGACGAAAACAGCTTAATTCAAAGAAACGGTCAATTTCTTATTATTTGGATCACCCGGGGACAAGGTACTTATTGCATTAGTGAGCAAAGGGGCCTGATCGGGCATAATCATTTGTTGTTTATCCAACCTGGGCAGCTTTCCGGTATTCAGCTTCATGAGGAAGCTGAAGGTTATGCCATTTCCTTTAACACGTCCTTCCTGAATAGGCCGGAAGGTGATATAACAGCCAGGGATGGGAGTTTTTACCAGGTCTTCGCCCGTAACCAGACGATTACCACTGGACCGGAGACAGAGGAGATGCAGAGTATCACGGCCATAATGCTAAGGGAATTCAGCCGTAACCATTTGTATCGTCGGGAAATCCTGAAACAATATCTTAAAATATTCCTGATGTACCTCGCCGCGCAAATGGATCATTCGCAGCTTCCGAGACAGACTCGTAACGAGGCAATCCTGGAAAGTTTCATGGCCCTCTTAGAAAAGAATTTCCGCACGCAAAAGATGGTGTCAGATTATGCGGAGGCAATTTCCGTGACACCCAATTATCTCAATGAGGTCATCAAGAAGATGACCGGACATTCTGCGGGACATCATATCCGCCAGCGGGTAGCGCAGGAAGCGAAGCGGCAGGCCGTTTTCTCAAATAGCTGCATGAAGGGCATTGCCTATGACCTTGGCTTTTATGATATGGCGCATTTCAGCAAGTTTTTTAAGAACACGACCGGAATGAATTTTTCGGATTTCAAAAACAGCGACAGGGTGCTTAAAGCGGTAATTTAA
- a CDS encoding SphA family protein, whose amino-acid sequence MKTSLSKSSGVKTALVLAGIILFNFAAKAQDPSLPAVNLGLANITDGITPGPGIYYANFSQIYQAHSFRDGAGNKLPTNLKVNTYTTIHQFVWLGNNKVFGGLFGLTAFLPVVRISATNAGGPTPTINNGVLGDLIVAPAIVWGNRKLFNHAYFSRAELDFYLPTGSYNHNDASNPSSHFYTFSAHYSFTYFFNRELSISSRNHINYNTKLIGTAVHPGMFYNVNFSVEQTLYKTFRAEACAYYLTQLNQDSNNGDSRYYQNVDGLANTKERVLGIGPGLAYLANQRLVLEGKVFWETAVRNREQGVRPTLQLSYKF is encoded by the coding sequence ATGAAAACGTCTTTAAGTAAATCTTCTGGTGTTAAAACAGCACTGGTACTCGCCGGTATAATTTTATTCAATTTTGCAGCCAAAGCGCAGGACCCTTCGCTTCCGGCTGTCAACCTCGGGCTGGCCAATATAACCGATGGTATTACCCCCGGTCCCGGCATTTATTACGCCAATTTCTCACAGATATACCAGGCTCATTCTTTCCGGGATGGCGCGGGTAATAAGTTACCGACAAATCTAAAAGTCAACACTTATACAACTATACACCAATTTGTCTGGTTAGGCAATAACAAAGTTTTTGGCGGATTATTCGGACTTACCGCATTCCTGCCTGTTGTCAGGATTTCGGCAACCAATGCGGGGGGGCCGACACCTACTATTAACAACGGCGTCCTTGGTGACCTCATTGTAGCCCCAGCCATCGTTTGGGGGAATAGAAAGCTTTTTAACCATGCGTACTTCAGCCGGGCAGAGCTTGATTTTTATCTGCCAACTGGTTCTTATAACCATAACGACGCGAGCAATCCGAGCTCCCATTTTTACACCTTTTCGGCCCATTATTCCTTTACTTATTTCTTTAACAGGGAGCTGAGCATCAGTTCGCGTAATCATATTAATTACAATACCAAGCTGATCGGGACAGCTGTCCATCCCGGCATGTTCTATAATGTGAATTTTTCAGTTGAACAAACCCTGTATAAAACCTTTCGCGCGGAAGCCTGCGCTTACTATCTCACGCAGCTAAACCAGGACTCCAACAACGGGGACAGCCGCTATTACCAAAACGTGGATGGCCTAGCCAATACGAAGGAACGGGTTTTAGGTATTGGCCCAGGCTTGGCCTACCTGGCCAACCAGCGTTTAGTATTGGAGGGAAAGGTGTTTTGGGAAACAGCTGTCCGTAACCGTGAGCAGGGCGTACGTCCGACTCTGCAACTATCCTATAAATTTTAA
- a CDS encoding NAD(P)/FAD-dependent oxidoreductase gives MENKGQKKLLIVGGGFAGMNLAREVMKSEAYQITLIDKNNYNYFPPLLYQVATSFLDPSSISYPFRKLFRNEEVRFRMGELIRIDPVQQIAYLNDAELPYDELVFATGARTNYFGNENVKKYALPMKTIDDALLMRNSLLKTLEQASTCTDPEERRKLLTIVVAGGGPTGVEVSGMLAEMKKNIILKDYPEIKNSGGEIYIVDGGSSLLAPMSEKTHEETKDVLIKLGVRVKLNTRVTNFEHGIVTLTTGEMIEAKTLIWAAGITANSFDGIAPEMRGAGQRMITDEHNKVNGLNHVYAIGDSAIMTTDPAYPRGHPQLAQVAIQQGRNLARNFIAMANNKTLKPFIYFDKGDMAIVGRHNAVVDMFKHKVHLKGFAALFIWLFIHLISLVTYTNKLRTLYNWTIAYISRDQSLRMIFRS, from the coding sequence ATGGAAAACAAAGGACAAAAGAAGCTGCTCATTGTCGGCGGTGGTTTTGCCGGAATGAATCTGGCCCGGGAAGTGATGAAGAGCGAAGCTTATCAGATTACACTGATCGACAAGAACAACTATAACTATTTTCCACCTCTGCTCTACCAGGTGGCGACCAGCTTTTTGGATCCGTCCAGCATCAGCTATCCTTTCCGAAAATTATTCCGGAATGAGGAGGTGAGGTTCAGAATGGGTGAATTGATCCGGATAGACCCTGTTCAACAAATTGCCTATCTGAACGATGCCGAGTTGCCCTACGATGAACTGGTATTCGCCACCGGTGCCCGCACGAACTATTTCGGGAATGAGAATGTCAAAAAATACGCACTTCCGATGAAAACCATCGATGATGCTTTACTCATGCGCAATTCTTTATTGAAAACGCTCGAGCAAGCTTCCACATGTACGGACCCTGAAGAGCGCCGCAAACTATTGACCATCGTTGTCGCAGGTGGCGGGCCAACCGGCGTGGAGGTGTCGGGTATGCTTGCGGAAATGAAAAAGAATATCATTCTCAAAGATTACCCGGAAATCAAAAACAGCGGCGGGGAGATCTACATTGTGGACGGGGGATCCAGCCTGCTGGCACCTATGAGCGAAAAGACGCATGAAGAGACGAAAGACGTTTTGATCAAGCTCGGCGTCCGGGTCAAATTAAACACCCGCGTGACGAATTTCGAGCACGGCATCGTTACCCTGACTACCGGCGAGATGATTGAAGCGAAGACGCTGATCTGGGCCGCCGGCATTACCGCCAACAGCTTCGATGGCATTGCGCCCGAAATGCGCGGTGCCGGCCAACGCATGATCACGGACGAACATAATAAAGTCAACGGGCTCAACCATGTCTACGCGATTGGGGATTCAGCTATCATGACTACTGATCCTGCTTACCCGCGCGGGCACCCGCAGCTGGCCCAGGTCGCTATACAGCAAGGACGGAACCTGGCGCGCAATTTCATCGCCATGGCAAACAACAAGACCCTGAAGCCTTTTATCTATTTCGACAAAGGAGATATGGCTATCGTTGGCCGGCATAATGCAGTAGTAGATATGTTTAAGCATAAAGTTCATTTAAAAGGATTTGCTGCACTGTTTATCTGGTTATTTATCCACCTGATCTCCCTGGTAACTTATACGAATAAATTAAGGACATTGTATAACTGGACGATAGCCTACATATCAAGAGACCAGTCCCTGCGCATGATCTTCAGATCGTAA
- a CDS encoding FAD-dependent oxidoreductase: MIIIGAGPTGLLAACQLARFGCKLIIIDQRSRPTAESRAIILKWRSLEIYQQMGRQGVVIKPNRFQTGLFLLMAQKKARFNLPDAGAALTGFPEFKTFEQYKNEELLYQSLYAPVEKYNGILNSSVCFSRKNRQSSSQPVNHRIALPLTIKADFHFSLRRRIKPSPPCPSNEFCRGNLPKKISVVNAKIKRH, from the coding sequence ATGATTATTATCGGAGCGGGCCCAACCGGCTTGCTGGCTGCCTGCCAGTTAGCCCGCTTCGGTTGTAAACTCATCATTATTGACCAGAGATCAAGACCTACGGCAGAATCACGTGCGATAATCCTTAAATGGCGCAGCCTTGAGATTTACCAGCAGATGGGACGGCAAGGGGTTGTAATAAAACCAAACAGATTCCAAACCGGCTTATTTTTATTAATGGCGCAGAAAAAGGCGCGCTTTAATCTACCTGACGCAGGTGCAGCGTTGACCGGTTTCCCGGAATTTAAAACGTTTGAACAATATAAGAATGAGGAGTTGCTCTATCAATCCTTATACGCACCGGTCGAGAAGTACAATGGAATACTGAATTCAAGTGTGTGCTTCAGCAGGAAAAACCGTCAAAGTAGTAGCCAGCCGGTCAATCATCGTATCGCGCTGCCGCTAACGATCAAAGCTGATTTTCATTTTAGCCTGCGACGGCGCATCAAGCCCAGTCCGCCATGCCCTTCAAATGAGTTTTGCCGGGGGAACTTACCAAAAAAAATCTCCGTAGTGAACGCAAAGATCAAACGACATTAG
- a CDS encoding aldehyde dehydrogenase family protein encodes MERYSDLNKQFINGKWVDGADTAIIDNLNPFSDKVIHSLNSANHADVDAAFAAAKSAQAAWRDTNPLLKRDILLKAAENLWARKEEFIEWLAVETGSTYIKAYVETQQARDILIEAASFPNRMHGAIQPSTIDGKESYIYRKPLGVIALISPWNFPLYLSMRTIAPSLGTGNTVVVKPASQSIVTGGTLIAKVLEEAGLPAGVLNIVIGKSDVIGDYFTGHPVSRMVSFTGSTPVGRGIGKIAGEGLKKSALELGGNNVFIVLDNADVDYAVEAAAFGRFLHQGQACISVNRIMVHESLYDEFKKKFVEKVKALPYGDALNPTNVVGPVIDHKALQRILAVIAKSVEAGAIVECGNHWEGNLLTPTVLSGITNDMPIFQEEIFGPAVGLISFKDDDEAVELANGTAFGLSGAIHTKDVYRGMQLARRIETGMMHINDQTANDEVHAPFGGERSSGTGRFGGNFILDELTTVQWVSVQYQNRQYPF; translated from the coding sequence ATGGAAAGATACTCCGACCTTAACAAGCAGTTTATCAACGGTAAATGGGTGGACGGCGCAGACACCGCGATCATTGACAATTTGAATCCTTTTTCTGACAAGGTCATCCATAGCCTGAATTCAGCCAATCATGCGGACGTCGATGCGGCATTCGCAGCGGCCAAAAGCGCGCAAGCCGCGTGGCGGGATACCAACCCATTATTAAAGCGTGACATCCTCTTGAAAGCGGCCGAAAACCTGTGGGCGCGTAAGGAGGAATTTATAGAGTGGCTGGCCGTGGAGACGGGCAGTACATATATCAAAGCTTATGTGGAAACCCAGCAAGCCCGTGATATTCTGATCGAAGCTGCCAGCTTTCCCAACCGCATGCACGGCGCTATCCAGCCCTCCACCATCGACGGCAAGGAATCCTACATCTACCGCAAACCGCTAGGCGTCATCGCGCTGATCAGTCCCTGGAACTTTCCGCTATATCTTTCAATGCGTACCATAGCACCATCGTTAGGTACGGGCAATACCGTGGTCGTAAAACCCGCCAGTCAGTCTATCGTTACCGGCGGAACGCTGATCGCAAAAGTGCTGGAGGAAGCCGGCTTGCCTGCCGGGGTATTAAACATCGTAATCGGCAAATCGGATGTCATAGGCGATTATTTCACCGGGCACCCGGTGTCCAGAATGGTTTCTTTTACCGGCTCTACGCCCGTAGGCCGCGGCATAGGCAAAATCGCCGGAGAAGGGTTAAAAAAGTCTGCACTTGAACTGGGCGGTAATAATGTATTTATCGTACTGGACAACGCAGATGTAGATTATGCGGTTGAAGCTGCGGCCTTCGGCCGGTTTCTTCACCAGGGCCAGGCCTGTATCTCAGTAAACCGAATTATGGTTCATGAAAGCCTTTATGACGAATTTAAAAAGAAGTTCGTTGAAAAGGTGAAAGCGCTGCCATACGGAGATGCGCTTAACCCGACGAATGTGGTTGGCCCGGTGATCGATCATAAAGCATTGCAGCGCATCCTGGCAGTCATCGCCAAGTCCGTGGAGGCCGGGGCGATTGTTGAATGCGGCAATCATTGGGAAGGCAATCTGCTGACGCCGACCGTTTTATCAGGCATAACTAACGATATGCCCATCTTCCAGGAGGAGATTTTTGGCCCGGCTGTCGGCTTGATTTCTTTTAAAGACGACGACGAGGCTGTTGAGCTTGCCAATGGAACAGCTTTCGGTTTAAGCGGCGCCATCCACACCAAGGATGTTTATCGTGGCATGCAACTGGCGAGGCGCATTGAAACCGGAATGATGCACATCAACGACCAAACGGCAAATGATGAGGTACATGCCCCTTTCGGCGGAGAAAGATCTTCGGGCACCGGAAGGTTCGGCGGGAACTTTATTCTGGACGAATTGACGACGGTGCAGTGGGTGAGCGTACAGTATCAAAACCGTCAATATCCTTTCTAA
- a CDS encoding catalase family peroxidase produces the protein MITKNSFYADPRRGGMILTKKRCVIAGLLLMIVNGSVAFAQITRTQATPAEMVDALHAAFGKHPNARAVHAKGVFLEGTFAPAAIAKNLSMAPHLQYRTLPVMVRFSDFTGIPDISDTTGGSNPRGMAIKFQLGNGKSTDIIAHSFNGFPVATTDEFREFLLNISRSGPKAPHPNAIEQFLGTHPIAKHFVTTQKPPSVSYGTLSYFGVNSFKFINSKGISCYIRYQIIPEAGEQFLTAAQFKNTGDNYLSEEIKTRIGAGAVKFKLYAQVAETGDKIENPSIAWPNERKRILLGTITISRLADNSLEADKALIYNPGNLPKGIEIADPMVADRARLYPVSVKERQQSH, from the coding sequence ATGATCACAAAAAACAGCTTTTATGCGGATCCCCGGCGGGGTGGCATGATTTTGACCAAAAAACGCTGCGTTATTGCAGGTTTACTTTTAATGATTGTAAATGGCAGTGTTGCCTTTGCGCAGATCACCCGTACCCAAGCCACCCCTGCTGAAATGGTTGACGCATTGCATGCAGCTTTTGGTAAACATCCAAACGCGAGGGCGGTCCATGCTAAAGGCGTTTTTCTCGAAGGGACCTTCGCACCCGCAGCCATTGCTAAAAACTTATCTATGGCACCGCATCTTCAGTACCGCACCCTGCCGGTGATGGTCAGATTTTCCGATTTTACCGGTATTCCCGATATATCTGATACGACCGGAGGTTCTAATCCGCGTGGTATGGCAATCAAATTTCAACTGGGAAACGGTAAAAGCACCGATATTATCGCACATAGCTTTAATGGTTTCCCGGTTGCTACGACAGATGAATTCAGGGAATTTTTGCTGAACATTTCCAGGAGCGGGCCAAAGGCTCCGCATCCAAACGCGATCGAGCAGTTCTTAGGGACACACCCGATTGCCAAGCACTTCGTAACCACGCAAAAGCCACCATCAGTAAGTTACGGTACGCTCTCCTACTTTGGCGTAAACAGTTTCAAGTTTATTAATAGCAAGGGTATTTCATGTTACATCCGCTATCAGATCATCCCTGAGGCCGGGGAGCAATTTTTGACCGCAGCGCAATTCAAAAATACCGGCGACAATTATCTTTCGGAAGAGATTAAGACCCGCATAGGTGCAGGTGCTGTTAAGTTTAAATTGTATGCGCAGGTTGCCGAAACCGGGGACAAAATCGAAAATCCTTCGATCGCCTGGCCGAATGAGCGCAAGCGCATCTTATTGGGAACGATCACCATCAGTCGGCTGGCCGATAATAGCCTGGAGGCGGACAAAGCACTTATCTACAATCCGGGCAACCTGCCCAAAGGCATTGAGATCGCTGATCCAATGGTGGCCGACCGTGCCAGGCTTTACCCAGTATCCGTTAAAGAACGTCAACAATCACATTAA